ACGGACAATCTCGACGCCGACGGGCGGATGCTGCCGCCGGACGTCCTCGCCCAGCGGTTCGCCGCCCTCGGGATCGACGCGACCACTCCGGTCGGCGTGTCCTGCGGGTCGGGCGTCACCGCCGCGCACGAAGCGCTTGCGCTCGTCGTGGCCGGACTCCCCATCCCCGCTCTCTACGCGGGTTCGTATTCGGCGTGGTCCAACGACCCCACGCGTCCCGTCGCCACGGGGGAGTGACGTCGCCGGGCGCCACGACGCCCGTTTCGAGGCCGGCGAACGCAGGATTCGGCGGATTCCGACACCGTCCACGCCGAAACCTTCCGGAAACCTCCGTGAAAAACGCTGTTCCCCGCGCGAATTAGTGTTGAAGCACGGCAACGCCGCTGGGGTATCCTCCCCTTACCCTTGCATTACACAAGAGACATTCCTGCACCAGGAAGAAGGACAACCACCATCATGCGCATTCGTACCGCGGCACCCATCCTTGCCGTCGCCGCCGTTGCAGCGCTCGCGCTCACCGGTTGCGTCGACAACTCCACCCCCTCCTCGGGCTCATCGTCGAGCGCCGGGTCGGACGTGAAGAAGGACGACACCCTCGCGGGCCAGCTGCCCCAGAAGATCAAGGACGCCGGCAAGCTCGTCGTCGGCATGGACAACACGTACCCGCCGAACGAGTTCAAGGACGACAACGGCCAGCCCGTCGGCTGGGAGGTCGACCTGACCAACGCCATCGCCGCCAAGCTCGGCGTGAAGGCGAGCTTCGCCATCGCGAAGTTCGACAACATCATCCCGAGCATCACCGGCGGCAAGGACGACTTCGGAATGTCGTCCTTCACCGACACGACCGAGCGCGAGCAGCAGGTCGACTTCGTCAACTACTACTCGGCCGGTATCCTCTGGGCTTCCCAGAAGGGGAAGAACATCGACCCGGACAACGCCTGCGGTATGAAGGTCGCCGTCCAGTCGACCACGTACGAGGACACCGACGAGGTCCCCGCCAAGTCGAAGAAGTGCACGGATGCGGGCAAGCCCGCCATCCAGGCGCTCCGCTACGACACCCAGGACGACGCGACCAACGCGGTCATCCTGGGCAAGGCCGACGCCCTCAGCGCCGACTCGCCCGTCACCCTGTACGCCATCTCGAAGTCGAAGGACAAGCTCGAGGCCGCAGGCAAGACCTTCGACGAGGCTCCGTACGGCCTGCCCGTCCAGAAGGACTCGAAGCTCACGCCCGTGCTGCAGAAGGCCGTCCAGGCCCTGATCGACGACGGCACCTACAAGAAGATCCTCGACAAGTGGGGCGTCGCCGACGGCGCCGTCCAGTCCGCCGAGGTCAACGCGGCCGCGAAGGGCTGACCTCCATGTCCCAAAGCAACACCGCCCGGCCGGCGACGGGATCCGTCCCGTCGCCGGCCGGGAGCCGGTCCGAGCCGATCAAAGCGATCAAGCTCCGGCACCCGTGGCGGATCGTCTTCGCCGCGGTCCTCATCCTGCTCCTCGTCTGGTTCATCGTGGATGCCTCCCAGCGGGAGGCCTACGGCTGGCAGTACGTGGGCAAGTACGTCTTCGACAAGCGCATCAGCGCTGCTGCGCTCGTCACCCTCCAGCTGACGATCTACTCGATGATCATCGGCGTCGTGCTCGGCCTGGTCCTCGCGGTCATGCGGCTCTCGCCGAACCCCGTGGTCAAGTCAGTCGCCTGGCTGTACCTCTGGATCTTCCGCGGCACCCCGGTCTACGTGCAGCTGGTGTTCTGGGGCCTGTTCTCGCTGATCTACCCGCAGATCTTCCTCGGCGTGCCGTGGACGCAGATCGGGTTCGACCTGAACCTCGGCTTCATGCAGAACGCGTTCATCATCGCGATCATCGGTCTGGCCCTCAACGAGGCGGCCTACATGGCGGAGATCGTGCGCGCCGGCCTGCTCTCGGTGGACGAGGGCCAGGAGGAGGCGGCGACCGCGCTCGGCATGTCCTGGTGGCAGACTATGACGCGGATCGTCATTCCGCAGGCGATGCGGGTCATCATCCCGCCGACCGGCAACGAGGTCATCTCGATGCTGAAGACCACCTCGCTGGTGGCGGCGATCCCGCTGACGACCGACCTGTACGGTGTCGCCCGCGACATCTCCGCGGTCACGTACACGCCCATCCCGCTGCTGATCGTCGCGTCGCTCTGGTACCTGCTGTTCACGTCGCTGCTGATGGTGGGTCAGTACTTCCTGGAGAAGCGGTTCTCGCGCGGCGTCAACGCACGCCGCCCCGACCGCAATGAGCCGGCGCTCGCGACCGGCGCTCTTCCCGCCGCCGGTGCGCCCGACGGCAACGACCTCGGAGGCAAGGGATGACCGACATCAAGGCGACACCGATGGTGCTGGCCGAGGGCGTCTCGAAGAGCTTCGGCTCCAACGAGGTGCTCCGCAGCATCGACCTCAAAGTGAACCAGGGCGAGGTGCTGTGCATCATCGGCCCGAGCGGTTCCGGCAAGTCCACCTTCCTTCGCTGCATCAACCACCTGGAGCGGGTCGACGCCGGCCGGCTCTCGGTCGACGGCGAGGTCGTGGGCTACCGCCAGCACGGCGACAAGCTGTACGAACTGAAGCCCAAGGAGGCCGCCCGCCAGCGCCGTGAGATCGGCATGGTCTTCCAGCGGTTCAACCTGTTCCCGCACATGACGGCGCTGGAGAACATCATCGAGGCGCCCATCCGTGTGAAGGGTCTCTCGAAGGCCAAGGCGGTGGAGCGCGCCAACGAGCTGCTCATCCGCGTCGGACTCAGCGACAAGGGCGACCACTACCCGTCGCAACTGTCCGGCGGCCAGCAGCAGCGCGTCGCGATCGCGCGTGCGCTAGCGATGGACCCGAAGCTGATGCTATTCGACGAGCCCACCTCGGCGCTCGACCCCGAGCTCGTCGGCGAGGTGCTCGACGTCATGAAGGGGCTGGCCGCGAGCGGCATGACCATGATCGTGGTGACGCACGAGATGGGCTTCGCCCGCGAGGTCGCCGACGAGCTGGTCTTCATGGACGGCGGCGTCGTCGTCGAGTCGGGCGACCCGCGCGAGGTGCTCGGCAACCCGCAGCACCAGCGGACGCAGGCCTTCCTCTCGAAGGTGCTGTAGCCGACAGGACTACGGGAGCGGGCGTCGCCCGTCTGACAGAATCGTCGGATGGACAACGACGCCCACTCCTCCCGTCCCGTCGTCTTCGTGACCGGCGCCAGCCGGCCGGAGTCGATCGGCGCCGCCATCGCGCGCCGCCAGGCCGCACTCGGCTGGGATGTCGCGTTCGCGTTCTGGGACGACTACGACGCCTCCATGCCGTGGGGTGCGCACGAACGCGCGCACGACGCGTTCGCCGACGAGCTTCGGGAGCTCGGCGCCCGCGCGCTTCCCGTCGCGGTCGACCTCTCGCATCCGGAATCGCCCGGGTTCGCCGTGGAGCGCGTCCGGGCCGCCCTCGGGCCTGTCCAGGCCCTGGTCGCCAGCCATGCGCACTCGGTCGACAGCGGGCTGCTCGACACGAGCGTCGAAGCGTTCGATGCTCACTTCGCCGTCAACACGCGCGGGACCTGGCTGCTCATCAAGGCGTTCGCCGAGCAGTTCCCCGCCGACCTGTCGGGCTCCGGGCGGATCGTCGCGCTGACGAGCGATCACACGGCGCACAACCTCCCGTACGGCGCGAGCAAAGGCGCGCTGGACCGCATCGTGATGGCCGCCGCCGTCGAGCTGGCGCACCTGGGCGTCACGGCGAACCTGATCAACCCGGGCCCGATCGACACCGGCTGGATGACGCCCGACCTCGCCGGGGCGCTGGCCGCCGAGACGGCGCTGGGGCGTCTCGGCACCCCGCAGGACACGGCGGATCTGGTCGCGTTCCTGCTCTCCCCATCCGGCGGCTGGATCAACGGCCAGCTCCTCCACTCCAACGGAGGCTTCCACCTCCCCGTCTGACGGGCTGCCGCCGCGGCTGGTCAGCCGCCCAGGACTTTGCGGATCCGCTGCAGCGAGACGGTTTCGGCGGTGCCGAGGGACTGGGCGAAGAGGGAGACCCGGAACTCCTCGAGCATCCAGCGCGCGTGCACGATCGGCGGCGGCGAGCCCGGGGCGAGCGGGATGCGGCCGCCGGCATCCCGGTACAGCGCGACGGCGGTCTCGACCTGCGTCTGCCAGGCCCGGTCGCGGCCCGGGTTGGTGGGCAGCGCCTGCATCCGCTGCGGGATCCCCGCGAGGTAGCGCGGCAGCTGCCGCAGCTGCTCCAGTCCGGTCGCGGACACGAACCCGTTGTACACGAGCCCGCCGAGCTGTCCCTTCGCGTCGTTCAGCGCGGGGAGGTAGGTGAGCGCTGTGACCCCGGAGATCGCCTTCTCGGCAGCGCGGGCCGCGGCGAGGATGCGCGTGACCAGCGACACCGTCTCGAACATCGCATCCATCACGATCCCGGAGACCCGGTCGCGGACCGCCTCGAACTCGGCGCGCATGAACACCTGGCCGTCGGGCTTCATCCGGTAGAGCACCGAGTCGACCACCGCGAGCAGGCTGTCGTCGAACAGCGCCTTCGTGTTCGGGTACGGGCTCGCGGCGAGGGTGAGCTTCTCGTTCGAGGTCAGGTGCTGCTGCACGTAGGCGACCGGCGACGGGATGCTGAGCAGCAGCAGCCGGCGCACGCCGCCGGGTATCGCGCTCGCCTGCTCGGCGGGAGTGCCCATGAGGCGGATGCTCACCGAATCGCCATCGTCCACCAGCGCCGGGTAGGCGCGGATCACGTTCGTGGTGCCACCCGGGCCGGTGTGCGTCGAGTCGAGGAACCGGGGGAGCTCGTCCAGATCCCACGTCGTGATCCCCGAGCGTTCGAGGGCGTTCGGCGTGCGCGCCTCGGCGACCGCGGCGACGGAGTCGCGCGCGCGGGACCGCAGCCGGTCCTGCAGCACGCCCAGGTCCTTTCCGCTCGCCATCGGACGGCCCCGTTCGCCGATCACCTGGAACGTCGGACGGAGGTGCGCGGGCAGCCGCTCCAGGTCGAAGTCGGTGCCGCTCACCCGTGAGCCGGTCAGCCGCGAGATCGTCGCCGCCAGGGTGTCCACGAGGGAGGCCGCCGGACGCTCGCCCTCGTGCGCGCGCATCCCGGCTGTGCTCGACAGCTCGCCGAGCAGCCGCTGAGCCCAGTCGGCGGCGGGCACGACCTGCCGGCGGATCGCCTTCGGCAGCGACTTGATCAGAGCGGTCACCAGTTCGTGCCGGAGTCCGGGCACCTGCCAATCGAAGCCGTCGGGCAGCAGACCGGCCAGGAGCGGCAGCGGCACCTGCACCGTCACGCCGTCGTCGTCCGCGCCCGGCTCGAACCGGTACCGGAGCGTGAGGCGCTGGTCGCCCTGACGCCACACGGGCGGGAAGGCCTCCTCGTCGATCTCCGCCGCGTCCTCGTCGAGCAGCGCATCCTGCGTCATCGTCAGCAGGTCGGGGGTCTCCTGCCGGGCCTTCTTCCACCAGCCCTCGAATGAGCGCGTCGACACGACATCGGCCGGGATGCGCTTGTCGTAGAACTCGAAGACGGCCTCGTCGTCGTTGAGGATGTCGCGGCGGCGGGTCCGCTCCTCCAGTTCGCGCAACTCGGCCCGCAACGCCCGGTTCGCTCGATCGAACGCCTGGTGCGAGTCCCACTCGCCGTCGACGAGTGCGTGCCGGATGAACAGCTCGCGCGCGAGCGCAGCGTCGATCCGCGAGAACTGCACGCGCCGCCGCGGGATGATCGGCACGCCGAACAGGGTGACCCGCTCGTAGGCGACGACGGCGCCCTGGCTCTTCTCCCAGTGCGGCTCGCTGTACTGCCGCTTGCAGAGGTCGCCGGCGATCGGCTCCGCCCAGGCCGGGTCGATCGCGGCGTTCATCCGCGCGAACAGCCGGGAGGTCTCCACCAGCTCCGCGCTCATCACCGCGTTGGGCTGCTTCTTGGCGAGCGTCGAGCCGGGGAAGATCACGAACCGGGTCTGCCGCGCTCCGAGGTACTCGGACGAGCGCGCGCCCCGGGCGCCGCCCTTGTTGCCGGACTCGCGCACATCCTTCAGCCCGATGTGCGACAGCAGGCCGGCGAGCAGCGAGCGGTGGATGCCGTCCGGGTTCACCGACGGTTCGCCGATCGTCAGCCCGAGCGGCTTGGCGAGCTGGCGCAGTTGCCGGTAGACGTCCTGCCACTCGCGCACGCGCAGGAAGTTGAGGAACTCGGCCTTGCACAGGCGGCGGAACGCGCTGGAGGACAGCTCCTTCTGCTGCTCCTCGAGGTAGTTCCAGAGGTTGAGCAGGGTGAGGAAGTCGCTGGTCGGGTCGGCGAAACGCGCGTGCTTCTCGTCTGCGCTGCCGCGACGCTCCACGGGCCGTTCGCGCGGATCCTGAATGGTGAGGCCGGCGACGATCGCCATCACCTCGCGCGAGGTGTTGTGGCGCTTGGACTCGACCACCATGCGCGCGAACCGGGGATCGATGGGCAGCTGGGCGAGCTGGCGGCCGACCTTCGTGAGCTCGGTGCCGTTCTTGGCGGCGGCGATCGCGCCGAGCTCAGTGAGCAGATCGAGCCCGTCCTTGATGCCGCGCGAGTCCGGCGGGGTGAGGAACGGGAACGCGGCGATGTCGCCGAGCCCCAGCGAGATCATCTGCAGGATGACCGCCGCGAGGTTGGTGCGCAGGATCTCGGGCTCGGTGAACTCCGGGCGCTTGCTGAAGTCCTCCTCCGAGTAGAGCCGGATGGCGATGCCGTCGCTCGTGCGGCCGGAGCGGCCCGAGCGCTGGTTCGCGCTGGCCTGCGAGATCGCCTCGATCGGGAGGCGCTGCACCTTGGCGCGCGTGCTGTAGCGGCTGATGCGGGCGGTCCCGGCATCCACCACGTACTTGATGCCGGGCACGGTCAGGCTCGTCTCCGCCACGTTGGTCGCGAGCACCACGCGACGGCGGATGCCGGGAACGGTGGACGGCTGGAAGACGCGATGCTGCTCGGCGGAGGAGAGCCGGCCGTACAGCGGGAGCACCTCGGTTCCGGGCAGATTGCGGCCACGGACGGCGTCCGCGGCATCCCGGATCTCGTTCTCGCCAGAGAGGAAGACGAGCACGTCGCCCGCAGGCTCCCGCGCGAGTTCGTCGAGGGCGTCGTTGATGCCCTGCAGGTAGTCGCGGTCGGCGGCCGGGATGGGATCCGGGTCGTCCTCGTCGTCCTCCAGCGCTTCGGCGACCAGCGGCCGGTAGCGGATCTCGACGGGATAGGTGCGGCCCGACACCTCCACGATCGGTGCCGGCGTGCCGTCGGCGGAGGCGAAGTGCTCGGCGAAGCTCTGCGGGTCGATGGTCGCCGAGGTGATGATGAGCTTGAGGTCGGGACGCTTCGGCAGCAGCTGCTTGAGGTAGCCGAGCAGGAAGTCGATGTTGAGGCTGCGCTCGTGCGCCTCGTCGATGATGATCGTGTCGTACGCCCGCAGCATCCGGTCGCGGCGCAGCTCGTTGAGCAGGATGCCGTCGGTCATCAGCTTGATGCGCGTCGCCTTCGACACCTTGTCGGTGAACCGGACCTGGTAGCCGACGAGTTCGCCGACGGACTGCCCGAGCTCCTCGGCGATGCGCTCGGCGATCGTCCGCGCGGCGAGACGGCGTGGCTGGGTGTGCCCGATGCTCGTGCGGCCGAGCTCGAGCGCGATCTTCGGCAGCTGCGTCGTCTTGCCGGACCCGGTCGCGCCGGCCACGATCACGACCTGGTTGTCGCGGATGGCGCGCGCGATGTCGTCCCGCTTACGGCTGACCGGCAGCTCGGGCGGGAAGACGATGCGGGGGAGGGCCTCGGTGGAAGACATGAGCCCTCCAGTCTACCGGCGGTCGGCGGCCCACGTGCTTCACGGCCGCCGCGCTTCAGGGCCGGGGCAGCCCCGCCAGGAAGTCGTCGAAGGTCGCAGCGCCGAGCCGCGCCCCCGGGCCGGCGAGGAGGGTGCCGTCGCGCAACGACCGGCCCCAGCGTCCGGGGAGGGGGACGGTGAGGACCCGGCCCCGGTCGCCGGTCGCGGCGAGGTAGCGCCGGACGAGCGTCGGCATGTCCTCGACCCGCGGTCCGGCGAGGTCGCGATCGAGGCCGCGCGGCTCGCCCGCGGCGATCGCGGCGAGCGCTTCGCCGACCTCGGCGGCGGCGACCGGCTGGGACTTCATCGCGGGAACGAGCCGCAGCCGTCCGGGCTTCGACCGGGCGGCGAGCTGCGCGGCGAACTCGTGGAACTGGGCGGCGCGGAGGATGCTCCAGCCGGTCTGCGCCTCCTGCACCATCCGCTCCTGCAGCGCCTTGCCCGCGTAGTAGGCCGCCGGCACCTCCGCGGCGCCGACGATCGACAGGACGACGTGGTGCGGCACTCCGGCGGCCCGCTCGGCATCGAGGAGCGAGCGGGTGACGGTTCCGAAGAACTGCTCGGACACGGACGCCCGCGTCGTCTGCACGGACGTCACGTCGACGACCGCTGCGCACCCGGTAAGCGCATCGGCGAGACCCTTTCCGGCCTGCGTCAGGTCGACGCCGCGCGCGCGGCTGAGGACGACCGGTTCGTGGCCCGCGGCGCGCAGTGCTGCGACGGTGTGTCCGCCGACGACGCCCGTCCCCCCGGCGACTGCGATCCTCATCGGGTCGCCTCCGTCCGGGTCGGGACGGTGCCGGCCACGGACGGCCGGGCCGGCCGCCGTGACGGGAGCAGCAGCGCGACCCCGAGGAGCGCGCTCAGTCCGAGCGAGACCAGGGAGCTGACGACGTCGCCGGCCGAGCCCTCCGGGTGCAGCACATGGTAGCCGAAGTGGAGTACGCCGAACACGGCCCAGGCGAGCCCGACGACCCGCCCCGGTTGCGCCGCCCGGGCGAACGCGGCACCCAGGCTGGCTGCGCCGAGTGCGAGGTAGAGCGCGCCGACATCCCGGATCAGGTGCTCGTCGAACGCGCCATCGATGTCGATCCAGTGGAGGCCGAATCCGGGGAACGCGGAGTAGAAGGAGTCCGGCGCGAAATAGGCCCAGCCTCCGACGTACGCCCCGAGGGCGACGCCGAGGCCGAGCAGCGCGCGGCGCAGCGGTGTGTTGTCCATACCTCTCCGACGACGCAGCCGGGGCGGATGTGAGGAGGATGCTCACACTCCCGCCCGCTGATCCGTCTTAATGGGTGTGATGGATGAGAACGCCAGCAGTCCCCCCGGGCCCGTCGACGACGCCGTGGTCGCCGAGCGCCGCCACTTGCTCGCCCTCGCCTACCGGATGCTGGGCACGGTGGCCGAGGCGGAGGACGCCGTTCAGGAGACGTACGCACGGTGGTACCGCCTCCCGGCCGACGAGCGCGAAGCGATCCTCTCTCCCGCCGCCTGGCTCACCCGTGTGGCGAGCCGGGTATGCCTGGATGTCCTCGGTTCGGCGCGGGCCCGCCGCGAGCGCTACGTGGGGCCGTGGTTGCCCGAGCCCGTTCCGTCGGACGCGTTCGCGGGGGCTTCGGCCCCGGAGGACCCGCTCGACCGGGTGACGCTCGACGACTCGGTGAGCATGGCGCTGATGCTCGTGCTGGAGGCGATGACGCCGGCCGAGCGCGTCGCCTTCGTGCTGCACGACGTGTTCGGGATGCCGTTCGACGAGATCGCCGAGACGGTCGGCCGCTCCCCGGCCGCGTGCCGCCAGCTCGCCGCCTCCGCCCGTCGGCGGGTGCGGGAGCACCGCGAGCGGGAGGTGCCGCGCGCCGAGCACGACCGCGTGGTGCAGGCGTTCGCGGCGGCCGCCGCGGGCGGCGACCTCGCGGCGCTGGTCCGCGTGCTCGACCCGAGGGTCGTCCTCACCGCCGATGGCGGCGGTGTCGTGAGCGCCGCCCGGCGCCCGGTCGTCGGGGCGGACAACGTGGCGCGTTTCCTCCTGGGACTGGCGGCGAAGTTCCCGCAGGTCGAGCTGACGCCGACCCCGCTCGCCGACGGCCTGGCGTTCGTGGAACGCCAGGCCGGCCGGGTCACCGGGGTCATGACGTTCGTGGTCGACGACGGCCGCGTCAGCCGCATCCGGATGGCCCGCAACCCCGACAAGCTGACGTTGTGGAACGCGCCCGCCGACGCGCCCTGACCGGTCGGCCGCTCCCGCCGTTGCCCTGCGCCCGCGCGTGACGTAGGTTCGCATCAACCCGGATCGGTTCCGGCGTCGACGAAGACGAGGAGAACCCATGAGTCACGGCTATGCCACCATGTCGGTCGCGAGCATCCTGGCGGAGACGGCGCATCGGATGCCCGACAACGTCGCTCTGATCTTCAACGGGCAGGAGATCCGCTACGGCGAGCTGTGGGATCAGACCAGGGCCTACGCCGGCGCCCTGCGCGACCTGGGCGTCGAGCCCGGCGACAAGGTGGCGCTCATGCTGCCGAACGTCCCCGACTTCCCTCGCGCCTACTACGCAGCGCTCGCCCTCGGAGCGGTGGTCGTCCCCGTGCACGCGCTGCTGAAGGCGGAGGAGATCGCCTACGTGCTCCGCGACTCCGGCGCCTCCGTGCTGATCTGCGCCGCGCCGCTCCTCGGCGAGGGCGCGCGCGGGGCGGGGCTCGCCGGCATCCCGACGCTGTCCGTGATGGTGCCCGACGAGCTGTGGGAGCAGGCGCCGTTCCCGCGGCTCGAGGAGCTGGCGGCGGCCGCCGAGCCGATCGACACCTACGTGCCGCGCGACCCGCTCGACACGGCGACCATCCTCTACACCAGCGGCACCACCGGCAAGCCGAAGGGTGCAGAGGGCTGTCACTTCTCTCTGGTCGAGCAGGTGAACGTCCTCCTCGTCGGGACACTCGACGTGACGCCCGAGGACCGCATCCTGGGCTGCCTGCCGCTCTTCCACACCTTCGGCCAGACCTGCGTCATGAACATGGGCTTCCGGGCGGGCGCCGCCATCGTGCTGGTGCCGAAGTTCGACCCCGCGACCGCGCTGCAGCTGCTGAACGCGCACGACTGCACGATCATGACCGGCGTCCCGACCATGTACATCGCGCTGCTGGAGGCCGCGAAGACCAACCCGGAGCGGCCGCCGCTGCGCTACGGCATGAGCGGCGGCGCGGCCATCCCGGTCGCCGTCATCGAGCGGATGAAAGAGGTCTACGGCATCGACGTGCACGAGGGGTACGGCTTGACCGAGACCTCGCCCGTCGCGTCGTTCAACCACCGCGGCCGGCCCACCCGGGTCGGCACGGTCGGCACGCCGATCTGGGGAGTGGATGTGGAGATCGCAGACCCCGAGGTGGACGACCGTATCGAGCTCCTGCCGCGTGGCGAGCTCGGCGAGATCGTCGTGCGCGGGCACAACCTGATGAAGGGGTACCTGAATCTGCCGGAGGCGAATGCGGAGGCGGTCGTCGACGGCTGGTTCCGCACCGGCGACCTGGGGACGAAGAGCGACGACGACTACATCACCATCGTCGACCGCAAGAAGGACATGATCGTGCGCAACGGCTACAACGTCTACCCGCGCGAGGTGGAGGAGGTGCTGTCGACGCATCCGGCTGTCGCCATGGTGGCCGTATTCGGCGTGGCGCATGAGACCCACGGCCAGGAGATCATGGCCGCCGTCACCCTCATGCCGGGCGGCGAGGCCGACCCCGAGGAGCTGGTGACGTTCGCGCAGGAGAAGGTGGCCGCGTACAAGTACCCGCGCCGCGTGGAGATCCTGGAGGCGCTGCCGCTCGGACCCAGCGGCAAGGTGCTCAAGCGGGAGCTCGTGGCGCGGTTCGAGAGCGAGGACGCGCAGGCGGTCGGCTGATCGCGAGCATCCTGGTACCGTGAGGAATATGGTTGCAAACGCAAATACTCCTCTTCTGACCCTGAACAACGGGACCACCATTCCGCAGCTCGGCTTCGGCGTCTTCAAGGTCGACCCGGCCGAGACGACCCGCATCGTCACCGACGCGCTCGAGGTCGGCTACCGCCACATCGACACCGCCGCCATCTACGGCAACGAGGAAGGCGTCGGCCAGGCGATCGCCTCGGCCGGCCTCCCGCGCGAGGAGCTGTTCGTCACCACCAAGCTGTGGAACGACCGCCAGACGGACGCCGAGGCCGCGTTCGACGAGTCGCTCGGCAAGCTGGGCCTCGACTACGTCGACCTGTACCTCATCCACTGGCCGACTCCGCAGAAGGACACCTTCGTGCAGGCCTGGAAGTCGCTGGAGAAGATCTACGCGACCGGTCGCGCCAAGGCCATCGGCGTCTCCAACTTCCTGGTGCCGCACCTGCAGAAGCTGCTCGCGGAGACGGACATCGTTCCCGCTGTCAACCAGATCGAGCTGCACCCGGCGCACCAGCAGCCCGAGGTGACCGCGTTCGCGCGCGAGCACGGCATCGAGATCGAGGCGTGGGGACCGCTCGGCCAGGGCAAGTACCCGCTGTTCGAGACGCCCGAGGTGTCGGGCGCGGCGGAGGCGCACGGCAAGACCCCGGCCCAGGTCGTCATCCGCTGGCACCTGCAGACCGGCAACATCGTCTTCCCCAAGTCGAACCGCCGGGAGCGGATGGCCGAGAACTTCGCCGTCTTCGACTTCGAGCTCACCGCCGACGAGGTCGCCGCGATCACGTCCCTCGAGCGCGAGGGCCGCGTCAGCGCCCACCCCGACGAGGTCAACTGACGCCTGCGCGCTCTGCGCGCCCACCAGGTGAGTCGGATGCGCGGGAGTCGGCCGGTGTCGCACCCCCGGGCTAGGCTCGTGGGGTGAGGATCACGACGGTCACAGGCAAGATCAGCTATATCGTCGGCGCGTTCGCGCTCATCCTCATCCTCAACGTCTTCGTGTTC
This region of Leifsonia sp. fls2-241-R2A-40a genomic DNA includes:
- a CDS encoding amino acid ABC transporter ATP-binding protein produces the protein MTDIKATPMVLAEGVSKSFGSNEVLRSIDLKVNQGEVLCIIGPSGSGKSTFLRCINHLERVDAGRLSVDGEVVGYRQHGDKLYELKPKEAARQRREIGMVFQRFNLFPHMTALENIIEAPIRVKGLSKAKAVERANELLIRVGLSDKGDHYPSQLSGGQQQRVAIARALAMDPKLMLFDEPTSALDPELVGEVLDVMKGLAASGMTMIVVTHEMGFAREVADELVFMDGGVVVESGDPREVLGNPQHQRTQAFLSKVL
- a CDS encoding ABC transporter substrate-binding protein translates to MRIRTAAPILAVAAVAALALTGCVDNSTPSSGSSSSAGSDVKKDDTLAGQLPQKIKDAGKLVVGMDNTYPPNEFKDDNGQPVGWEVDLTNAIAAKLGVKASFAIAKFDNIIPSITGGKDDFGMSSFTDTTEREQQVDFVNYYSAGILWASQKGKNIDPDNACGMKVAVQSTTYEDTDEVPAKSKKCTDAGKPAIQALRYDTQDDATNAVILGKADALSADSPVTLYAISKSKDKLEAAGKTFDEAPYGLPVQKDSKLTPVLQKAVQALIDDGTYKKILDKWGVADGAVQSAEVNAAAKG
- a CDS encoding SDR family oxidoreductase — translated: MDNDAHSSRPVVFVTGASRPESIGAAIARRQAALGWDVAFAFWDDYDASMPWGAHERAHDAFADELRELGARALPVAVDLSHPESPGFAVERVRAALGPVQALVASHAHSVDSGLLDTSVEAFDAHFAVNTRGTWLLIKAFAEQFPADLSGSGRIVALTSDHTAHNLPYGASKGALDRIVMAAAVELAHLGVTANLINPGPIDTGWMTPDLAGALAAETALGRLGTPQDTADLVAFLLSPSGGWINGQLLHSNGGFHLPV
- the hrpA gene encoding ATP-dependent RNA helicase HrpA, which produces MSSTEALPRIVFPPELPVSRKRDDIARAIRDNQVVIVAGATGSGKTTQLPKIALELGRTSIGHTQPRRLAARTIAERIAEELGQSVGELVGYQVRFTDKVSKATRIKLMTDGILLNELRRDRMLRAYDTIIIDEAHERSLNIDFLLGYLKQLLPKRPDLKLIITSATIDPQSFAEHFASADGTPAPIVEVSGRTYPVEIRYRPLVAEALEDDEDDPDPIPAADRDYLQGINDALDELAREPAGDVLVFLSGENEIRDAADAVRGRNLPGTEVLPLYGRLSSAEQHRVFQPSTVPGIRRRVVLATNVAETSLTVPGIKYVVDAGTARISRYSTRAKVQRLPIEAISQASANQRSGRSGRTSDGIAIRLYSEEDFSKRPEFTEPEILRTNLAAVILQMISLGLGDIAAFPFLTPPDSRGIKDGLDLLTELGAIAAAKNGTELTKVGRQLAQLPIDPRFARMVVESKRHNTSREVMAIVAGLTIQDPRERPVERRGSADEKHARFADPTSDFLTLLNLWNYLEEQQKELSSSAFRRLCKAEFLNFLRVREWQDVYRQLRQLAKPLGLTIGEPSVNPDGIHRSLLAGLLSHIGLKDVRESGNKGGARGARSSEYLGARQTRFVIFPGSTLAKKQPNAVMSAELVETSRLFARMNAAIDPAWAEPIAGDLCKRQYSEPHWEKSQGAVVAYERVTLFGVPIIPRRRVQFSRIDAALARELFIRHALVDGEWDSHQAFDRANRALRAELRELEERTRRRDILNDDEAVFEFYDKRIPADVVSTRSFEGWWKKARQETPDLLTMTQDALLDEDAAEIDEEAFPPVWRQGDQRLTLRYRFEPGADDDGVTVQVPLPLLAGLLPDGFDWQVPGLRHELVTALIKSLPKAIRRQVVPAADWAQRLLGELSSTAGMRAHEGERPAASLVDTLAATISRLTGSRVSGTDFDLERLPAHLRPTFQVIGERGRPMASGKDLGVLQDRLRSRARDSVAAVAEARTPNALERSGITTWDLDELPRFLDSTHTGPGGTTNVIRAYPALVDDGDSVSIRLMGTPAEQASAIPGGVRRLLLLSIPSPVAYVQQHLTSNEKLTLAASPYPNTKALFDDSLLAVVDSVLYRMKPDGQVFMRAEFEAVRDRVSGIVMDAMFETVSLVTRILAAARAAEKAISGVTALTYLPALNDAKGQLGGLVYNGFVSATGLEQLRQLPRYLAGIPQRMQALPTNPGRDRAWQTQVETAVALYRDAGGRIPLAPGSPPPIVHARWMLEEFRVSLFAQSLGTAETVSLQRIRKVLGG
- a CDS encoding amino acid ABC transporter permease, translating into MSQSNTARPATGSVPSPAGSRSEPIKAIKLRHPWRIVFAAVLILLLVWFIVDASQREAYGWQYVGKYVFDKRISAAALVTLQLTIYSMIIGVVLGLVLAVMRLSPNPVVKSVAWLYLWIFRGTPVYVQLVFWGLFSLIYPQIFLGVPWTQIGFDLNLGFMQNAFIIAIIGLALNEAAYMAEIVRAGLLSVDEGQEEAATALGMSWWQTMTRIVIPQAMRVIIPPTGNEVISMLKTTSLVAAIPLTTDLYGVARDISAVTYTPIPLLIVASLWYLLFTSLLMVGQYFLEKRFSRGVNARRPDRNEPALATGALPAAGAPDGNDLGGKG
- a CDS encoding SDR family oxidoreductase; amino-acid sequence: MRIAVAGGTGVVGGHTVAALRAAGHEPVVLSRARGVDLTQAGKGLADALTGCAAVVDVTSVQTTRASVSEQFFGTVTRSLLDAERAAGVPHHVVLSIVGAAEVPAAYYAGKALQERMVQEAQTGWSILRAAQFHEFAAQLAARSKPGRLRLVPAMKSQPVAAAEVGEALAAIAAGEPRGLDRDLAGPRVEDMPTLVRRYLAATGDRGRVLTVPLPGRWGRSLRDGTLLAGPGARLGAATFDDFLAGLPRP